The following proteins come from a genomic window of Flavobacterium eburneipallidum:
- a CDS encoding 2Fe-2S iron-sulfur cluster-binding protein yields MKVTIDGQAIEVEPGTTILQAARMIGGEVVPPAMCYYSKLKGSGGKCRCCLVEVAKGSEADPRPMPKLMASCVTGCQDGMEVNSKSSPRVQEARKSVTEFLLINHPLDCPVCDQAGECDLQNLSFEHGKSESRFIEEKRTFEPEDIGPNIQLHMNRCILCYRCVMVADQLTDNRVHGVMDRGDHSNISTCISKAIDNEFSGNMIDVCPVGALTDKTFRFKSRVWFNKPFNAHRECTTPGCCGKTTVWMFGNEIQRVTGRKDEYHEVEDFICNTCRFDKKDVNDWVIEGPRAFEKDSVINQNNYTKKLEKVVINTEETILLGREKDRKKISMSEIDYNEKIDGNPVNTTKNG; encoded by the coding sequence AGAACCAGGAACAACAATCCTGCAAGCAGCCAGAATGATTGGAGGAGAAGTAGTTCCGCCAGCGATGTGCTATTATTCTAAGTTAAAAGGAAGCGGTGGAAAATGCCGTTGCTGTTTGGTTGAAGTAGCCAAAGGAAGTGAAGCCGACCCAAGACCAATGCCAAAATTGATGGCTTCTTGTGTAACAGGGTGTCAGGACGGAATGGAAGTGAACAGCAAATCTTCGCCAAGAGTGCAGGAAGCAAGAAAATCGGTGACGGAATTCTTGTTGATTAACCATCCTTTGGATTGTCCGGTTTGTGATCAGGCAGGAGAATGTGATTTGCAGAATTTAAGTTTCGAACACGGAAAATCCGAATCCCGTTTTATTGAAGAAAAAAGAACTTTCGAACCGGAAGATATTGGTCCAAATATTCAATTGCACATGAATCGTTGTATTCTGTGTTATCGTTGTGTTATGGTTGCTGATCAATTGACAGACAACCGAGTACATGGAGTGATGGACAGAGGTGATCATTCGAATATTTCAACTTGTATTTCTAAAGCTATCGACAATGAGTTTTCAGGCAATATGATTGATGTGTGCCCGGTTGGTGCTTTGACTGACAAAACGTTCCGATTCAAATCGAGAGTTTGGTTTAACAAACCATTCAACGCACACAGAGAATGTACTACTCCAGGATGTTGCGGAAAAACAACTGTTTGGATGTTTGGAAACGAAATTCAGAGAGTTACAGGAAGAAAAGACGAATACCACGAAGTAGAAGATTTTATTTGTAACACTTGTCGTTTTGATAAAAAAGATGTGAATGACTGGGTAATTGAAGGGCCAAGAGCTTTTGAAAAAGATTCTGTAATCAATCAAAACAATTACACCAAAAAATTAGAAAAAGTGGTTATCAATACCGAAGAAACTATTCTTTTAGGTAGAGAAAAAGACAGAAAAAAAATCAGTATGTCCGAGATTGATTATAATGAAAAAATAGATGGTAACCCAGTAAATACTACAAAAAATGGATAG